The genomic segment TTACTGCCTCGCACGTCTGCTGCGGCCATCACAAACGAAATGTCACTATTTTCATTATAGATATCTCGTAAGCGCTGCAGGTAGCCCGGTAACAGCGCGTCATCGCTGTCCAGTAGTACCACAACATCAGCCTTTGCCGCATTTATGCCAACGCGCACCGCTTTCATTTGGCCCTGATTTTCTTGACGTATGATACGTACACCGGGCCTTGTCTCGTATAGCGCGAGAATATCGACGGAAGAATCCGTTGAGCCATCGTCTACTATCACCATTTCGTCGCCGTCGCCTAATTGGTGAAGTGCGCTATCGAGTGCGGCGGCAAGAAATTTGTCGTAATTGTAGTTATTTACGACAACTGAGAACGAGGGATATTTGCCAGTGGAGTCCATAATTTTAGTTGGGCCAACTCCAGTCTTCGCCTAAAAAATCATACAGGCGCCGATTGTAGGGTCGGAATAGTTCTGTCAGATAGTCGCGACAGCGCTCGTCCATAGGTTCAGTGTAGTTCCCCTTGTTTTTATGCACTGTTTGACCGAAGTCATGCCCGGGTAATCCTACGAAGAGACTGATTTTATTCAATATATCAGACGGATTTTCGGAAAAGTCCTGATGGTTAATAATCTTGATTTGGTCGCGCGGAAAGTATCGCAACCAATGCTCGATTTGATCGATGTACATGCCGCGCCGAGCGTAAGAGTAGCGTCGAAAATGTCGGTTAACTTTATTCGGGTCGCTCATGTTTAGCGCCGTGCCTTTTGCCAATCGCTTTTCTTCCGCCTGCAATGCTTCCCAAAAAGACAAGTTATCGCCGAAGAACGTGTTTCGCTGGTGGTGATAATGGGAGTAGGCTCGGTCAATCGGGTTGCGCAGAATCATCACAATGCGGGCCTTGGGAACCAACTTTGATGCATTTATTGCGTATGAGTTGCAGACCATTGCAGGAGTCGCCTCGCCGGTCACTGCTTGGTAACCCAGTGATTCACTGGCCTGGCGTAACTCGCTGTACGTCGGTAAGTGACTGCGGTACCAATTTTCCCCATGGCTCAGATTAACGCGGTTGGTGAAATAGTGAATTTCCTTGCGCTGCGGAGGTACAAACCCTGGGTGGTTGAGTAAGTGATGAAACAGCGAAGTGGTGCCACATTTCATGGCGCCTGCAATAATAAAATCCGGCAGCGCATGATGTGAGGCGTTACCTGAGGTAAAGCGCCGTAGAAAATTCGATGAGTTGCGCCAAGCCGAGCGCTTTAGATTTTTTAATTGACGGGATCGTAAGCCCTCATCCTGGCTCTTAGTCATGCCTGCTGTTACTCCTGAAACTTCCCAATATTGTTGTACTAATACCCGTGTAGTGTCCCGCCAGGTAGACAAGCCAGATTTGACTAAACAGCGTGCTGATTACTGATGCTGTTGCTGCTCCAACAGCTCCATATGACGGAACCAGTAAGGCCAGAGCGGTTATGTGGGTGATTGCAGCTGCTACCATTACGCCGGGCACACGATTTTGATGTCCAGTCATGATTAGAATGTCAGACACGGGCCCAGCGCTGACGCCGATAATACCACTCGCAACCAGTATTATCAGTACAAGGCTGCCCTCAGAAAAGCCGCGACCAAACATCTCTATCAGGGGGCCGGCAAATACAACTAAAAAGACACTTAAGCCCAGTGTAATCCAAAGGCTGCCATGGGCACTTTGCGTGGCTAGCAGTTGGAGTTGCCGCTCCTTGCCCGCTGCATGTGCCGCGGCGATTGACTGGGAGTTGACCATGCTCACAACCGTTTTTGGAATTGCAGCAAGGCTGGCCAGTCGTTCCGCAGCGAAATACGCGCCCGCAGCAGCTGGGCCGGCTAAAAACCCGACCAGTAGCACGTTTGAGTACCGCATAACCTGGCCGGAAATAGCCCCGATGAAAACTGGAATCGCGGTACCAAATATCTTACTCGAGTGGTATTCGTCGGAAATGGTCTTGTCGATTGTGCCTAATGGTTCAGTTTCCCTGGTGGCACCCGCGCGGTGCCATCGTGAGTAAATCGCTGCGTGTCCAAGCATGGTCAAGGTAAGACTGAGGGATACCATAAGCAATATATCCTGCCCCGTCACCGGGTCGGTGAAAAGCCACCACCCGCCGAGTACGAAAAGGCCGGTCAAACAAGGCCTAAGCACCTGAAGTGGCAGGAGCGCCAACACCAGCCACTGGCGGGCCCGCGATATGTCGCGCAGAAAAAAACTGAACGTCACCACTGGCGCGCAAAGCAGCGCAGTTGTGGCGACACTGCGGTAGATGTCGTTGTCGACGAGCTGGTCCCAGAACAGCCAGACAGGAATCGCGATGAGCACCGGCAGTGCGGCTGTACGCACCAACAATGACAAGCTCTTACGAATGATTTCACCTATAGCAGCTTGGTTGTGCTGGGCAGCTAGTGAAGCGACAAATCGACTCGCCACCATTGGGATGCCTA from the Candidatus Marimicrobium litorale genome contains:
- a CDS encoding sulfotransferase domain-containing protein, with translation MTKSQDEGLRSRQLKNLKRSAWRNSSNFLRRFTSGNASHHALPDFIIAGAMKCGTTSLFHHLLNHPGFVPPQRKEIHYFTNRVNLSHGENWYRSHLPTYSELRQASESLGYQAVTGEATPAMVCNSYAINASKLVPKARIVMILRNPIDRAYSHYHHQRNTFFGDNLSFWEALQAEEKRLAKGTALNMSDPNKVNRHFRRYSYARRGMYIDQIEHWLRYFPRDQIKIINHQDFSENPSDILNKISLFVGLPGHDFGQTVHKNKGNYTEPMDERCRDYLTELFRPYNRRLYDFLGEDWSWPN
- a CDS encoding lipopolysaccharide biosynthesis protein, yielding MSEEEKLPRKYRYSTKRFLRRGATAGVIRITGLLSIFALQVCIARVLGDPAEYGVYAWGQSLLFMVGIMACVGIPMVASRFVASLAAQHNQAAIGEIIRKSLSLLVRTAALPVLIAIPVWLFWDQLVDNDIYRSVATTALLCAPVVTFSFFLRDISRARQWLVLALLPLQVLRPCLTGLFVLGGWWLFTDPVTGQDILLMVSLSLTLTMLGHAAIYSRWHRAGATRETEPLGTIDKTISDEYHSSKIFGTAIPVFIGAISGQVMRYSNVLLVGFLAGPAAAGAYFAAERLASLAAIPKTVVSMVNSQSIAAAHAAGKERQLQLLATQSAHGSLWITLGLSVFLVVFAGPLIEMFGRGFSEGSLVLIILVASGIIGVSAGPVSDILIMTGHQNRVPGVMVAAAITHITALALLVPSYGAVGAATASVISTLFSQIWLVYLAGHYTGISTTILGSFRSNSRHD